One region of Eupeodes corollae chromosome 1, idEupCoro1.1, whole genome shotgun sequence genomic DNA includes:
- the LOC129939400 gene encoding ATP-dependent Clp protease proteolytic subunit, with protein sequence MLRNAARNLITSLNKPSQTTQWKNIEKCISTTEIKQQLLIPMVVEQTGRGERAYDIFSRLLKERIVCLMGPIHDGVASLIVAQLLFLQSEDLDKPVHLYINSPGGQVTAGLAIYDTMQYVKPPIATWCIGQACSMGSLLLAAGEPGMRYSLPNSRIMIHQPSGGAQGQATDIQIQAEEIMKLKNQLTQIYVKHTNQDFDSLMAKMERDKFMSPEEAQELGIVDHVLEHPPLMGEVIEKLTPEQQAEKDRGDEIII encoded by the exons ATGCTAAGAAACGCCGCAAGGAATCTAATTACTTcattaaat aaACCCTCACAGACAACTCAATGGAAGAACAtcgaaaaatgcatttcaacCACAGAAATCAAACAACAATTGCTTATACCAATGGTGGTTGAACAAACAGGACGTGGAGAGCGAGCTTATGATATATTTTcgagacttttgaaagaaagaatcGTCTGTTTGATGGGCCCCATCCATGACGGAGTAGCGTCACTGATTGTGGCGCAATTACTTTTCTTACAG TCTGAAGATTTAGATAAACCCGTCCATTTGTATATCAATTCACCCGGTGGTCAAGTGACGGCTGGATTAGCAATTTACGATACAATGCAATATGTAAAACCTCCAATTGCAACTTG gtgtATTGGCCAAGCTTGTTCAATGGGTTCACTTCTCCTTGCTGCAGGCGAACCTGGAATGCGATATTCACTGCCAAATTCTAGAATCATGATCCATCAGCCTTCTGGTGGCGCTCAG GGTCAAGCTACAGACATTCAAATTCAAGCCGAAGAAATAATGAAactcaaaaatcaattaacacaAATTTATGTGAAACACACAAATCAAGATTTCGATTCATTGATGGCAAAAATGGAACGTGATAAGTTTATGTCACCCGAAGAAGCTCAAGAATTGGGTATTGTAGATCATGTCCTAGAACATCCACCATTGATGGGGGAAGTTATCGAAAAACTCACTCCAGAACAACAAGCTGAAAAAGATCGAGGCGATGAGATTATTATTTAA